One window from the genome of Cryptomeria japonica chromosome 6, Sugi_1.0, whole genome shotgun sequence encodes:
- the LOC131072208 gene encoding uncharacterized protein LOC131072208 → MEEMSGDPVCSESEKVFEEQDGLPKFSAERVGEVAENNESDGNETIDARCSIGSELEVKMEQGDTEADVSKEGLVSGIKDDSSVSDGGNVSREGDRFQEQEMAEGLNDVLNLCLNMTVNTQGLELGGNLYVSDTLPQSCYAVNDNNIQDDALIGNASREGYAIPNESVNADAEIQKLVVQEETEIEVTTVQDGHMLVNGSNRKNEEDESEDVPSLEHPENNFLQKSARGSDAPEEITLLQEGVSVTGEVSGLNFFAESVAVGLGERDVHDYSDGQGIEEQARTGVEDMETKSEVRDGDYSRVGLGDGCTINAPKASVEQHCDDVTSAKEHHSVADSLVVAPHIVHSANERAEKSSGDAVFDVNEIPNDISNPLVREDETCKRDDPVVENSSSLEDLPKGHCLDAFRLSEDAKKEEHVKGNLQADHNEEPLVDVFSATSLDATMQLRDKVLTSFADKRTYMEVKIVQDEEDIPLRDLIQTKGRKCERSMPAVGFISETENIEFTNSEASVSRKADMDPNTIEHAKLQKQLTDAAASNHNFKTKAFEATSAGTRKFLELLEEEEKNMQSRLSISPSSQHTRKFRHKRSSAEKSNSDKISLRYCLPEHKFSVGDLVWGKVRSHPWWPGQIFDPSDASESASKLFQRFRKDRLLVAFFGDATFNVCDESQLMPFQSNFSEMAKQTTAKAFQNAVMNALDELARRVELGLTCSCQVEETRHILETKAMDNFGIRQGAVVNDHKDILQAANTFDPLKFLSAIQAFARFPHMERDLEITVACAQASAFLTFKGLVFSGKISLGTSDNQMVSIEKQGSAGLGPSSQTRHISSGKHKRKAEEKHPRRTKKRKINDLIAECEPSHEAEDDLNADDLTLLEIAGRIKKRKLKDLIAEHEPSKEEAEEDINDCDEKLLDFAGAGSYVKFSKGIRANRQKCQESDPTSTKSGEDAKMTSIMIDKAKLLVSHILNNDSKDLKANKEFNSISPGFGPGVKRTFKSFKSGESIRNVASDVASIPTDSKSSSAANGQKHFEHDSKSPKKANMNISSSWSTQKGTTSTMEESTSTHELLSKLLIVARDPLFWVKKKKMPSGLINSFLQFRNAVFEKSSTNSDVAKASVLNSVNESNEQKPLKSSSKFPGSSCTADSKDVNWTDKKSSLRSTSRVGQAKLNRKADFSIKGSRKRTKRTVRLPSPPWSSKGLKNEPQDKTGDRYGKRYSRRLSVGSLTGCSTGNNSDQKPAALFMRFPKGFALPSEIELKAKFARFGPLEISETKVFRRSGCAQVVYKTSSAAEAAFNFVSENKVFGSGRVSFRLRYFSSGTRADAIEKKDHGEQRSIQQDGAQCPSSKDTLRDADGRQATIPQPSDSLMLSTERLSTCRPNTSGEPQLLLIQQNLEMLTSMLSRTDCTSTSVTATSDNMTPDSKRDIMDEMMSLLQKVSALVASPP, encoded by the coding sequence ATGAAACTATTGATGCAAGGTGTTCCATCGGTTCAGAATTAGAGGTTAAGATGGAGCAGGGCGATACGGAGGCAGACGTCTCAAAGGAAGGCTTGGTTTCAGGTATCAAAGATGATAGTTCTGTTAGTGATGGAGGAAATGTTAGCAGGGAGGGAGACCGATTCCAGGAGCAAGAGATGGCAGAAGGTCTTAATGATGTTTTGAATTTGTGCTTAAACATGACAGTGAATACTCAAGGGCTAGAATTGGGAGGTAATCTTTACGTTAGTGACACATTGCCACAGTCCTGTTATGCAGTTAACGACAACAATATACAAGATGATGCTCTGATTGGAAATGCAAGCAGGGAAGGCTATGCTATACCCAATGAATCAGTAAACGCAGATGCTGAGATTCAGAAGTTGGTAGTCCAGGAGGAAACAGAAATAGAGGTGACCACAGTTCAAGATGGTCATATGTTGGTTAATGGATCAAACAGGAAAAATGAGGAAGATGAATCTGAAGATGTCCCATCTTTGGAACATCCGGAAAACAATTTTCTGCAAAAAAGTGCCAGAGGGTCTGATGCACCGGAAGAAATAACGCTACTTCAGGAGGGGGTTTCAGTCACTGGGGAGGTGAGTGGTCTCAATTTTTTTGCAGAATCAGTTGCTGTTGGGTTGGGGGAGAGAGATGTACATGACTATAGTGATGGACAAGGCATTGAAGAACAAGCTAGAACAGGAGTTGAAGATATGGAAACCAAGTCAGAAGTTCGAGACGGAGACTATAGTCGAGTTGGACTTGGAGATGGATGTACTATAAATGCCCCCAAGGCTTCTGTGGAGCAACACTGTGATGATGTTACTTCTGCAAAAGAACACCATTCAGTAGCAGACAGTTTAGTTGTGGCACCTCATATTGTACATTCAGCCAATGAACGAGCAGAAAAGAGCAGTGGAGATGCAGTGTTCGACGTAAACGAAATTCCCAATGACATCTCAAATCCACTGGTAAGAGAAGATGAGACTTGCAAGCGTGATGACCCAGTAGTGGAAAATTCAAGTTCACTTGAAGATCTACCAAAGGGACACTGTTTAGATGCATTTCGTCTATCAGAGGATGCAAAAAAGGAAGAGCATGTTAAAGGGAATCTACAGGCTGATCACAATGAAGAACCTTTAGTAGATGTGTTTTCTGCGACAAGTTTAGATGCAACAATGCAGTTAAGAGATAAAGTTTTGACCTCTTTTGCAGACAAAAGAACTTATATGGAAGTTAAGATTGTTCAGGATGAAGAAGACATTCCATTAAGGGACCTGATACAAACCAAAGGGAGAAAATGTGAAAGATCTATGCCTGCTGTTGGTTTCATTTCTGAGACTGAAAATATAGAATTTACAAATTCTGAGGCATCTGTATCTAGGAAAGCAGATATGGATCCTAACACTATTGAGCATGCCAAATTACAGAAACAATTGACAGATGCAGCTGCGTCCAATCACAACTTCAAAACAAAGGCGTTTGAAGCTACTTCTGCCGGTACTAGGAAGTTCCTTGAACTGcttgaagaagaggagaagaatatGCAGAGTCGGTTGTCGATTTCACCTTCATCACAGCATACCAGAAAATTTCGCCACAAAAGGTCCTCTGCTGAAAAATCAAATAGTGACAAGATTAGTCTTCGTTATTGTCTTCCAGAACACAAATTTTCTGTTGGGGACTTGGTCTGGGGCAAAGTCCGGAGTCATCCCTGGTGGCCTGGGCAGATTTTTGATCCCTCAGATGCATCAGAAAGTGCCAGCAAACTTTTCCAAAGGTTTCGAAAGGACCGCTTGTTAGTGGCATTTTTTGGTGATGCCACCTTTAATGTGTGTGATGAATCTCAATTGATGCCTTTTCAATCTAATTTCTCTGAGATGGCAAAACAGACGACTGCCAAGGCATTTCAAAATGCAGTAATGAATGCATTGGATGAACTTGCTAGGCGGGTGGAATTGGGTTTAACTTGTTCTTGTCAGGTTGAAGAAACTCGTCACATACTTGAGACCAAAGCAATGGATAATTTTGGAATACGCCAAGGTGCAGTTGTCAATGATCATAAAGACATTTTGCAGGCTGCCAATACATTTGATCCCTTAAAGTTTCTCTCTGCTATCCAAGCTTTTGCTAGATTTCCTCATATGGAACGTGACCTGGAAATCACTGTAGCTTGCGCTCAAGCATCTGCATTCCTTACTTTTAAAGGGCTTGTGTTTTCTGGTAAGATTTCATTGGGGACTTCAGATAATCAAATGGTTTCCATAGAAAAGCAAGGTTCTGCAGGGTTAGGTCCCTCTTCACAAACTCGTCATATCTCTTCAGGGAAGCATAAGCGCAAAGCAGAGGAAAAACATCCAAGGAGGACAAAAAAGAGGAAAATTAATGATTTGATTGCAGAATGTGAACCATCACATGAAGCAGAAGATGACTTGAATGCTGATGATTTAACACTACTTGAAATTGCAGGAAGGATTAAAAAAagaaagctcaaagacttgattgcAGAGCATGAACCATCAAAGGAAGAAGCAGAAGAGGACATAAATGACTGCGATGAAAAACTGCTCGACTTTGCAGGTGCAGGTTCTTATGTGAAGTTTTCAAAAGGAATTCGAGCAAACCGTCAGAAATGCCAGGAAAGTGACCCGACTTCAACAAAGTCAGGAGAAGATGCAAAAATGACAAGCATCATGATCGATAAAGCTAAATTATTGGTCTCACACATTTTAAATAATGATTCTAAGGACCTAAAAGCAAACAAAGAATTTAACTCTATATCTCCTGGATTTGGTCCAGGTGTAAAAAGGACTTTCAAGTCTTTTAAGTCTGGAGAATCCATTAGAAATGTTGCAAGTGACGTGGCATCCATTCCTACAGATTCAAAGAGCAGCAGTGCAGCAAATGGCCAGAAACATTTTGAACATGATAGCAAGTCACCTAAGAAAGCCAATATGAATATTAGTAGTTCATGGTCCACTCAAAAAGGAACTACCAGCACCATGGAAGAGAGTACTTCTACACATGAACTGTTGTCTAAACTTTTAATAGTTGCTCGGGATCCTTTATTTTGGGTAAAGAAGAAAAAGATGCCTTCCGGTTTAATAAATTCTTTCTTGCAGTTTAGAAATGCTGTATTCGAGAAAAGTTCTACAAACTCAGATGTGGCCAAGGCTTCTGTGCTTAATTCTGTGAATGAATCCAATGAACAAAAGCCTCTTAAATCTTCCAGCAAATTTCCTGGTTCCTCTTGTACTGCAGATTCCAAAGATGTAAATTGGACTGACAAAAAATCATCTTTGAGGTCAACGAGTCGTGTGGGGCAGGCAAAGTTGAACAGAAAAGCTGATTTTTCTATTAAAGGTTCTCGAAAGAGGACAAAGCGCACTGTCAGATTACCTAGCCCACCATGGTCAAGCAAGGGTTTAAAAAATGAACCCCAAGATAAGACAGGTGATCGCTATGGGAAACGCTATTCAAGGAGGTTATCTGTGGGATCTTTGACTGGTTGTTCCACTGGCAATAATTCTGACCAAAAACCTGCAGCTCTTTTTATGAGATTTCCCAAGGGCTTTGCATTGCCTTCAGAAATAGAATTGAAAGCAAAATTTGCCCGTTTTGGCCCTCTAGAGATATCTGAAACTAAGGTATTTAGACGTTCTGGCTGTGCTCAGGTTGTATATAAAACATCATCTGCTGCAGAAGCAGCATTCAACTTTGTATCAGAAAATAAAGTTTTTGGATCTGGAAGAGTTAGCTTTAGGCTTAGATATTTTTCCTCTGGAACACGGGCAGATGCAATTGAGAAGAAAGATCATGGGGAACAGAGAAGTATTCAACAGGATGGTGCACAATGCCCTTCATCGAAGGATACATTAAGAGATGCAGATGGGCGTCAAGCTACCATACCGCAGCCCTCAGATTCACTCATGCTATCTACAGAGAGACTGAGCACATGTAGACCAAACACATCTGGGGAACCTCAACTTTTGCTGATTCAACAGAATTTGGAAATGCTGACTTCTATGCTTTCTCGCACAGATTGTACATCAACATCAGTCACTGCAACATCAGACAACATGACACCAGACTCCAAACGAGACATAATGGATGAAATGATGTCTCTCCTACAAAAAGTCAGTGCACTTGTTGCCTCTCCTCCCTAG